The following proteins come from a genomic window of Tepidiforma thermophila:
- a CDS encoding PD-(D/E)XK nuclease family protein — translation MSGELFRLTHSKIETFRRCRKQYWFAYVSGLPWPEQEQTAALIVGNAVHRAMQKLCDTGHPDDGYAELDAFLRMPKHAVAAPGTEGYAQALACYEAGIAAHASIVSEARWGEVDSEAPWERGGIAVRSRADRVDRLAADRWLVIDWKTGRFEVEDVTDRQLDLAHVIVRAVRRLPAEATVRAVAWNLRTGQQRVRELTRQDAVATLAYAARMAERMQAEAEFLANPGPHCGFCAWRGRCEAAAQLEAEGLEWLLADGEDLPEAERDFEPG, via the coding sequence ATGTCGGGCGAGCTGTTCCGGCTGACGCACAGCAAGATCGAGACCTTCCGCCGGTGCCGGAAGCAGTACTGGTTTGCCTACGTCTCGGGGCTGCCGTGGCCGGAGCAGGAGCAAACGGCGGCGCTGATTGTGGGGAACGCGGTGCACCGGGCGATGCAGAAGCTGTGTGACACCGGCCACCCTGATGACGGCTACGCGGAGCTGGACGCGTTCCTTCGCATGCCGAAGCACGCGGTGGCCGCGCCGGGGACGGAAGGGTACGCCCAGGCCCTCGCCTGCTACGAGGCGGGGATTGCGGCGCACGCATCGATCGTTTCGGAGGCGCGGTGGGGCGAGGTCGACAGCGAGGCGCCATGGGAGCGTGGAGGCATCGCCGTGCGGTCGCGGGCCGACCGGGTTGACCGGCTGGCGGCGGACCGGTGGCTGGTCATCGACTGGAAGACCGGGCGGTTCGAGGTCGAGGATGTGACGGACCGGCAGCTGGACCTGGCGCACGTGATCGTGCGGGCAGTGCGGCGGCTGCCGGCGGAGGCGACGGTGCGGGCGGTAGCGTGGAACCTGCGGACGGGGCAGCAGCGGGTGCGGGAGCTGACGCGGCAGGACGCGGTGGCGACGCTGGCCTACGCGGCGCGGATGGCGGAGCGGATGCAGGCGGAGGCGGAGTTCCTCGCGAACCCGGGGCCGCACTGCGGGTTCTGCGCCTGGCGGGGGCGGTGCGAGGCGGCGGCGCAGCTGGAGGCGGAGGGGCTGGAGTGGCTGCTGGCGGATGGGGAGGACCTCCCGGAAGCGGAGCGGGATTTCGAACCGGGATAA
- a CDS encoding DinB family protein, with amino-acid sequence MNRIDIEIKLSRDRAWLLETLGAMSPAELYAPRTRSEHDPAKWWSYADHFIHTTLIERNWNDMVRRHLRGEAALPRRLREDGTPQSREEVMAGIHAWTEAWADEHRGKPFAELARIGLAVRAETLALLAELTEEQLQEKIPGAPWADGTIGGILAANADHGRMHFRWAREGSADAQ; translated from the coding sequence ATGAACCGCATCGACATCGAAATCAAGCTGAGCCGCGACCGCGCCTGGCTCCTCGAGACCCTCGGCGCCATGTCCCCCGCGGAGCTCTACGCCCCGCGCACCCGCTCCGAGCACGACCCCGCGAAGTGGTGGTCGTACGCCGACCACTTCATCCACACCACCCTCATCGAGCGGAACTGGAACGACATGGTCCGCCGCCACCTCCGCGGCGAAGCGGCACTCCCCCGCCGTCTCCGCGAGGACGGCACCCCGCAATCGCGCGAAGAGGTCATGGCCGGCATCCACGCCTGGACCGAAGCCTGGGCCGACGAACACCGCGGCAAACCGTTCGCCGAACTCGCCCGCATCGGCCTCGCCGTCCGCGCCGAGACCCTCGCCCTCCTCGCCGAGCTCACCGAAGAACAGCTCCAGGAGAAGATTCCCGGCGCACCCTGGGCCGACGGCACCATCGGCGGCATCCTCGCGGCCAACGCCGACCACGGCCGCATGCATTTCCGCTGGGCCCGCGAAGGTTCAGCCGACGCACAGTGA
- a CDS encoding PaaI family thioesterase: MSDDPFGQSIASLANWVPPDEPPTGQRAALHRLAAAMRIVAEALTDMQADEADLLAAAEAMEQFGARLEATRTGHRPWGFAESAPAGDARAMFDRSPVIGLGNPVAPPLRMEIDGDRIVGRATFGAQYEGPPGHVHGGIIAAAFDEVLGMAQARTGRPGMTGTLTIRYRRPTPLHTEVVFEARVDRVEGRKIFAAGTLHAGETLCAEAEGIFISVDFSRLTR; the protein is encoded by the coding sequence ATGAGCGACGACCCGTTCGGCCAGTCCATCGCCTCCCTCGCGAACTGGGTGCCGCCCGATGAGCCGCCCACCGGCCAGCGCGCCGCCCTCCACCGCCTCGCCGCCGCCATGCGCATCGTCGCCGAGGCCCTCACCGATATGCAGGCCGACGAAGCCGACCTCCTCGCCGCCGCCGAGGCGATGGAGCAGTTCGGCGCCCGCCTCGAAGCCACCCGCACCGGCCACCGCCCGTGGGGCTTCGCCGAGTCCGCACCCGCCGGCGACGCCCGCGCCATGTTCGACCGCAGCCCCGTCATCGGGCTCGGCAACCCGGTCGCGCCGCCGCTCCGCATGGAGATCGACGGCGACCGGATCGTCGGCCGCGCAACCTTCGGCGCCCAGTACGAAGGCCCGCCCGGCCACGTCCACGGCGGCATCATCGCCGCTGCCTTCGATGAAGTGCTCGGCATGGCGCAGGCCCGGACCGGCCGCCCGGGCATGACCGGCACCCTCACCATCCGCTACCGCCGTCCGACGCCCCTCCACACCGAAGTCGTCTTCGAGGCCCGCGTCGACCGCGTCGAAGGCCGCAAAATCTTCGCCGCCGGCACCCTCCACGCCGGCGAAACCCTCTGCGCCGAGGCCGAAGGCATCTTCATCTCCGTCGACTTCAGCCGCCTCACCCGCTGA
- a CDS encoding aspartate kinase — protein MLVVQKYGGTSVADAERIRHVAGRIIRRVRQGDQVVAVVSAMGSATDDLIDLALQVAPDPDPRELDMLLSTGEQVSVALLAMALKALGQEAVGLTGQQAGIIAQGRHYQGRISRVEADRVRAELAAGRVPVVAGYWGVNEQQEIFTLGRGASDTTAVALAIALGADLCENCKDVEGIYTADPRIVPTARKLKDIAYEEMLEMATQGAQVMHNRAVELASVYNVPILVTSSMVEAPGTLIRGETELEERNRVRGIAHDLDVAKITVRRVPDRPGIAANIFEPLAEAGISVDTIVQNASEDNLTDLSFTVSRADLRRAEQLMPEICARVGAPEWSSNANLGKVSIVGVGIQTAPGYAARMFRALYDAGINIELISTSEIRLTCIIAADRVHDAVRALHDAFELERPDADV, from the coding sequence GTGCTCGTAGTCCAGAAATACGGCGGAACCTCCGTGGCCGATGCCGAGCGCATCCGCCACGTCGCCGGCCGCATCATCCGCCGCGTCCGCCAGGGCGACCAGGTCGTCGCCGTCGTCTCCGCCATGGGCTCCGCCACCGACGACCTCATCGACCTCGCCCTCCAGGTCGCCCCCGACCCCGACCCACGCGAGCTCGACATGCTCCTCTCCACCGGCGAGCAGGTCTCCGTCGCCCTCCTCGCCATGGCCCTCAAAGCGCTCGGGCAGGAGGCCGTCGGCCTCACCGGCCAGCAGGCCGGCATCATCGCCCAGGGCCGCCACTACCAGGGCCGCATCTCCCGCGTCGAAGCCGACCGTGTCCGCGCCGAGCTTGCTGCCGGCCGCGTCCCCGTCGTCGCCGGCTACTGGGGCGTCAACGAGCAGCAGGAGATCTTCACCCTTGGCCGCGGCGCCAGCGACACCACCGCGGTCGCCCTCGCCATCGCCCTCGGCGCCGACCTCTGCGAAAACTGCAAAGACGTCGAAGGCATCTACACCGCCGACCCCCGCATCGTCCCAACCGCCCGCAAGCTGAAGGATATCGCCTACGAAGAGATGCTCGAAATGGCCACGCAGGGCGCACAGGTCATGCACAACCGCGCGGTCGAGCTCGCATCCGTCTACAACGTCCCCATCCTCGTCACCTCAAGCATGGTCGAGGCCCCGGGGACGCTCATCCGAGGGGAGACCGAATTGGAAGAACGGAACCGCGTCCGCGGCATCGCTCACGACCTCGACGTCGCAAAAATCACCGTCCGCCGCGTGCCCGACCGGCCCGGCATCGCCGCCAACATCTTCGAACCCCTCGCCGAAGCCGGCATCAGCGTCGACACCATCGTCCAGAACGCCTCCGAAGACAACCTCACCGACCTCTCCTTCACCGTCTCCCGGGCCGACCTCCGCCGCGCCGAGCAGCTCATGCCCGAGATCTGCGCCCGCGTCGGCGCCCCCGAGTGGTCCAGCAACGCCAATCTCGGCAAGGTCAGCATCGTCGGTGTCGGCATCCAGACCGCCCCCGGCTACGCCGCCCGCATGTTCCGCGCCCTCTACGACGCCGGGATCAACATCGAGCTCATCTCCACCAGCGAAATCCGCCTCACCTGCATCATCGCCGCCGACCGCGTCCACGACGCCGTCCGCGCCCTCCACGACGCCTTCGAACTCGAAAGACCCGACGCCGACGTCTGA
- a CDS encoding pyridoxal phosphate-dependent decarboxylase family protein, protein MPMPEHGRLWPELAAEMEAMRAGDLDWRHGRHGAYVWYASDELEHVLREAFGMFLVENGLGIRVFPSLARMEAEVLEAVADLLGGPGAPGIFTSGGTESIFLAVAAMREWARAERPGLRRPAVVAPHSAHPALDKAAHYLGLEVRRVPVGPGFRADPAAISAAVDADTIGLYASAPSYALGMVDPIAELGQLAAARGLWLHVDACVGGILGPFVRELGYPVPPFGFDVEGVTSVSADLHKSGFAAKPASTVLFRTETHREFARFTFSDWPGGTYSSLTFTGTRPGGAIAAAWAAFQFLGRKGYRDLAAASMRARAAIESGLRTIDGVRIHGEPQLFAFAWAAEGVSMGRVAAALAREGWVAARTTSPDGIHVMATPIHERFADDYVAAAARAVAAARAAAGQAPERPAAYN, encoded by the coding sequence ATGCCCATGCCCGAACACGGCCGTCTCTGGCCCGAGCTCGCCGCCGAAATGGAGGCCATGCGCGCCGGCGACCTCGACTGGCGGCACGGCCGCCACGGTGCCTACGTCTGGTACGCCTCCGACGAGCTCGAACACGTCCTCCGCGAGGCCTTCGGCATGTTCCTCGTCGAGAACGGCCTCGGCATCCGCGTCTTCCCCAGCCTCGCCCGCATGGAAGCCGAGGTCCTCGAAGCCGTCGCCGACCTCCTCGGCGGCCCCGGCGCACCCGGCATCTTCACCAGCGGCGGCACCGAGAGCATCTTCCTCGCCGTCGCCGCCATGCGGGAGTGGGCCCGCGCCGAACGCCCGGGCCTCCGCCGCCCCGCCGTCGTCGCGCCGCACTCTGCCCACCCGGCCCTCGACAAGGCCGCCCACTACCTCGGGCTCGAAGTCCGCCGCGTGCCCGTCGGCCCCGGCTTCCGCGCCGACCCGGCCGCCATCTCCGCCGCCGTCGATGCCGACACCATCGGCCTCTACGCCTCCGCGCCCTCCTACGCCCTCGGCATGGTCGACCCCATCGCCGAACTCGGCCAACTGGCTGCCGCCCGCGGTCTCTGGCTCCACGTCGATGCCTGCGTCGGCGGCATCCTCGGCCCCTTCGTCCGCGAGCTCGGCTACCCGGTCCCGCCCTTCGGCTTCGACGTCGAAGGCGTGACCTCCGTCTCGGCCGACCTCCACAAGTCCGGCTTCGCGGCCAAGCCCGCCTCCACTGTCCTCTTCCGCACCGAAACCCACCGCGAATTCGCCCGCTTCACCTTCAGCGACTGGCCCGGCGGCACCTACTCCAGCCTCACCTTCACCGGGACGCGCCCCGGCGGGGCGATCGCCGCCGCGTGGGCCGCCTTCCAGTTCCTCGGCCGCAAGGGCTACCGCGACCTTGCCGCTGCCAGCATGCGCGCCCGCGCCGCCATCGAATCCGGCCTCCGCACCATCGATGGCGTCCGCATCCACGGCGAGCCGCAGCTCTTCGCCTTCGCCTGGGCCGCCGAAGGTGTCAGCATGGGCCGCGTGGCCGCCGCCCTCGCCCGCGAGGGCTGGGTCGCCGCCCGCACCACCTCGCCCGACGGCATCCACGTCATGGCCACGCCCATCCACGAGCGCTTCGCCGACGACTACGTCGCAGCAGCCGCCCGCGCCGTCGCTGCGGCCCGTGCCGCCGCAGGCCAGGCCCCGGAACGCCCCGCAGCCTACAATTGA
- a CDS encoding CaiB/BaiF CoA transferase family protein — protein MTAPLEGIRVIELANYVAAPSAGGLLRDLGAEVIKIEPPGGEVMRGVVPTGTGPGTAPFNFLFELENRGKRSVTVDLDAPGGPEVVHRLLAGADIFLTNLLPRRLRRFGLTPEEVHARNPAVVFVAITGYGLDGPDADRPGFDFSAFWTRSGIMSLIGHPGGPPVISRIAQGDHTTGMAAVAAALAALRLRDLTGNGQVVDISLQQTGLYTIATDVAKTLVDGRQPRRFDRTAPENPLFNTYPTGDGHWVMLVHMTPDPYWPRLCRVVGREDWAADPELATMAGRRQRGAELAAGIEQAFLAETLASLAEKLDREGLIWAPMVELPEVVADPQLRGRDAFQLLETPAGTFETVAAPFRIRGADVRVRGPASAPGADTLDVLRAAGYTDDDIADLAGRGIFG, from the coding sequence ATGACCGCACCGCTCGAAGGCATCCGCGTCATCGAACTCGCCAACTACGTCGCCGCCCCCAGCGCCGGCGGCCTCCTGCGCGACCTCGGCGCCGAGGTCATCAAGATCGAGCCGCCCGGCGGCGAAGTCATGCGCGGCGTCGTCCCCACCGGCACCGGCCCGGGCACCGCCCCCTTCAACTTCCTCTTCGAGCTTGAAAACCGCGGCAAGCGCTCCGTTACCGTCGACCTCGACGCTCCCGGCGGCCCGGAGGTCGTCCACCGCCTGCTCGCCGGCGCCGATATCTTCCTCACCAACCTCCTCCCCCGCCGGCTCCGGCGGTTCGGCCTCACCCCGGAGGAGGTGCACGCCCGCAATCCCGCCGTCGTCTTCGTCGCCATCACGGGCTACGGCCTCGACGGTCCCGACGCCGACCGGCCCGGCTTCGACTTCTCCGCCTTCTGGACCCGCAGCGGCATCATGTCGCTCATCGGGCACCCCGGCGGCCCGCCCGTCATCAGCCGCATCGCACAGGGCGACCATACCACCGGCATGGCCGCCGTCGCCGCCGCCCTCGCCGCCCTCCGCCTCCGCGACCTCACCGGCAACGGACAGGTCGTCGATATCTCCCTCCAGCAGACCGGCCTCTACACGATCGCCACCGACGTCGCCAAGACGCTCGTCGACGGCCGCCAGCCCCGCCGCTTCGACCGCACGGCCCCCGAAAACCCGCTCTTCAACACCTACCCCACCGGCGATGGCCACTGGGTCATGCTCGTCCACATGACCCCCGACCCCTACTGGCCCCGCCTCTGCCGCGTCGTCGGCCGCGAGGATTGGGCGGCCGACCCTGAGCTCGCCACCATGGCCGGCCGCCGCCAGCGCGGCGCCGAACTCGCCGCCGGCATCGAACAGGCTTTCCTCGCCGAGACCCTCGCCTCCCTCGCCGAAAAGCTCGACCGCGAAGGCCTCATCTGGGCGCCGATGGTCGAACTTCCCGAGGTCGTCGCCGACCCCCAGCTCCGCGGGCGCGACGCCTTCCAGCTGCTCGAAACGCCCGCCGGCACCTTCGAAACCGTCGCCGCCCCGTTCCGCATCCGCGGCGCCGATGTCCGCGTCCGCGGCCCCGCCTCCGCACCCGGCGCCGATACCCTCGACGTCCTCCGCGCCGCCGGGTACACCGACGACGACATCGCCGACCTCGCCGGGCGCGGCATCTTCGGCTGA
- a CDS encoding GNAT family N-acetyltransferase codes for MPSGFVIRPAMPAEEADLYAIHRAAMEAYVTQTWGPWDDAWQQDRFAGSWPDLRLAIEVDGELAGFLDLDEQGPSVDIATLEIAPRWQRQGIGSAIIRAVQARAAELGRPVTLQVLKVNPARSLYERLGFLQVGETDTHYQMAWHARG; via the coding sequence ATGCCTTCCGGTTTCGTCATCCGCCCGGCCATGCCCGCCGAAGAGGCCGACCTCTACGCCATCCACCGCGCGGCCATGGAGGCCTACGTCACCCAGACCTGGGGCCCCTGGGACGATGCCTGGCAGCAGGACCGCTTCGCCGGCAGCTGGCCCGACCTCCGCCTCGCCATCGAAGTCGACGGCGAACTCGCCGGCTTCCTCGACCTCGACGAACAGGGGCCCTCCGTCGATATCGCAACGCTGGAAATCGCGCCGCGCTGGCAGCGACAGGGCATCGGCTCCGCCATCATCCGCGCCGTCCAGGCCCGCGCAGCCGAGCTCGGGCGCCCCGTCACGCTCCAGGTCCTCAAGGTGAACCCCGCCCGCTCCCTGTACGAGCGGCTCGGCTTCCTCCAGGTCGGCGAAACCGACACCCACTACCAGATGGCCTGGCACGCCCGGGGGTGA